The proteins below are encoded in one region of Candidatus Methylomirabilota bacterium:
- a CDS encoding 50S ribosomal protein L27 has protein sequence MAHKKGVGSSRNGRDSQPKMLGV, from the coding sequence ATGGCACACAAGAAGGGCGTCGGCAGTTCGCGGAACGGACGGGACAGCCAGCCGAAGATGCTCGGCGTCAA
- the rplU gene encoding 50S ribosomal protein L21 — translation MEAVIVSGGKQYRVREGDVIRVERLAAEQGATVEFREIAYLRGAGDPVVEPESLADARVVGQVIQAGRARKIVIVKFKRRKNYSRRQGHRQRYTAVRITRIEASR, via the coding sequence GTGGAGGCCGTCATCGTGTCGGGCGGGAAGCAGTACCGGGTGCGTGAGGGCGACGTCATCCGTGTGGAGCGGCTCGCGGCCGAGCAGGGCGCCACCGTGGAGTTCCGCGAGATCGCCTATCTGCGGGGGGCCGGCGACCCGGTCGTCGAGCCCGAGTCCCTGGCCGACGCGCGGGTTGTCGGCCAAGTCATCCAAGCCGGGCGGGCCCGGAAGATCGTCATCGTCAAGTTCAAGCGCCGGAAGAATTACTCCCGTCGGCAGGGTCACCGGCAGCGGTACACGGCCGTCAGGATCACGCGGATCGAGGCCAGCCGCTAG